One stretch of Pseudomonas fluorescens Q2-87 DNA includes these proteins:
- a CDS encoding ATP-binding protein: MMSLRLRLSLTLGAAFALIWALAAAWMLSDLRNQMMFSLDQRLVASARMVAGLLEQMPLPTKGEGTHLSAEQLSIPGGMACQVSSLRGEILARSHSTPEQTLEAEKVGFHDQMIDGAPWRSFTLARGDLRITTADRQIEREALNLSVLLAASVPVGVALLGCLCLLWLGIGQGLAPLNRMRDALMRRNADSLEPLQIHPLPSELRPLLETQNQLFQRIGKTIERERRLTGDAAHELRSPLTAIKTHLQVARMTEGAARDQSLARAEEGADRLHRTLEQLLLLARVEGSLSFDDGVQCNAEQVARLAIHDAASSDSRRINLHIAPGLSDAPVQMPAVLSIAALRNLLDNALRHTPDDTEVELSLEMIGQRVRFQVRDHGPGIAADDIQHLTQRFWRNGQSTGCGLGLAIVQAIVQRCGCGLHFDSRPDGLRVELTMPVQATPE; encoded by the coding sequence GTGATGAGCCTGCGACTGCGCCTGAGCCTGACCCTCGGCGCTGCCTTCGCCCTGATCTGGGCCCTGGCCGCGGCGTGGATGCTCAGCGACCTGCGCAACCAGATGATGTTCTCGCTCGACCAGCGCCTGGTGGCGTCGGCGCGAATGGTCGCCGGCCTACTGGAACAGATGCCATTGCCCACCAAGGGCGAAGGCACGCATCTAAGCGCCGAGCAATTGAGTATTCCAGGGGGCATGGCCTGCCAGGTCAGCTCCTTGCGCGGCGAGATCCTCGCCCGCAGCCACTCCACCCCGGAGCAAACCCTGGAAGCCGAGAAGGTCGGCTTCCATGACCAAATGATCGATGGCGCGCCGTGGCGCAGCTTCACCCTGGCTCGGGGCGATTTGCGCATCACCACCGCTGACCGCCAGATCGAACGCGAAGCCCTGAACCTGTCGGTGTTGCTGGCGGCCTCGGTGCCGGTAGGCGTGGCGTTGCTCGGTTGCTTGTGCCTGTTGTGGCTGGGCATCGGCCAGGGCCTGGCGCCGCTCAATCGCATGCGCGATGCCCTGATGCGGCGCAATGCCGACTCCCTGGAACCCTTGCAGATCCATCCGCTGCCCAGCGAGTTGCGGCCGTTGCTGGAAACCCAGAACCAGTTGTTCCAGCGCATCGGCAAGACCATCGAGCGCGAGCGCCGGCTGACCGGCGATGCTGCCCACGAATTGCGCAGCCCGCTGACGGCCATCAAGACCCATTTGCAAGTGGCGCGCATGACCGAAGGCGCGGCCCGTGACCAATCCCTGGCCCGGGCCGAGGAGGGCGCCGACCGCTTGCATCGCACGCTTGAACAGTTATTGCTGCTGGCGAGGGTCGAGGGCAGCCTGTCCTTCGACGATGGTGTGCAGTGCAACGCCGAGCAGGTCGCGCGGCTGGCGATCCATGATGCGGCCAGCAGCGACTCCCGGCGAATCAACTTGCACATAGCGCCCGGGCTGTCCGATGCACCGGTGCAGATGCCGGCGGTGCTTTCCATCGCGGCCTTGCGCAACCTGCTGGATAACGCCCTGCGCCACACCCCGGACGATACCGAGGTGGAACTGAGCCTGGAAATGATCGGCCAGCGCGTGCGTTTCCAAGTCCGCGATCACGGCCCCGGCATCGCCGCCGACGATATCCAGCACCTGACCCAGCGCTTCTGGCGCAACGGTCAGAGCACCGGCTGCGGGCTCGGGCTGGCGATCGTCCAGGCCATCGTCCAGCGTTGTGGCTGCGGCCTGCATTTCGACAGCCGTCCCGACGGGCTGCGAGTCGAATTGACCATGCCAGTCCAGGCAACCCCTGAATAA
- a CDS encoding response regulator: MHVLVCEDDELIASGIVAGLTAQGLTVEHVATASAARAMVGVAEFDVMVLDLGLPDEDGLKLLRQLRQQGLEIPVLILTARDSVTDRVDGLQAGADDYLLKPFDLRELAARLHTLLRRVAGRSVNLIEHGRLTYDPSSRETTLDGQPVDLSRREQSLLQALLHSRGRVLSTEQLKDSVYGFNDELESNALNVHIHHLRRKLGNGIVETVRGLGYRLGPAEGGETSK; the protein is encoded by the coding sequence ATGCACGTACTGGTCTGCGAAGACGATGAGTTGATTGCCAGCGGGATCGTTGCCGGGCTCACCGCCCAGGGCCTGACCGTCGAGCACGTCGCCACGGCATCGGCGGCGCGGGCGATGGTCGGCGTGGCCGAGTTCGACGTCATGGTGCTGGACCTGGGGCTGCCCGACGAGGACGGCCTCAAGCTGCTCAGGCAACTGCGCCAGCAAGGCCTGGAGATTCCGGTGCTGATCCTCACCGCCCGGGATTCGGTGACCGACCGGGTCGACGGCTTGCAGGCCGGCGCCGATGACTATTTGCTCAAGCCCTTCGATCTGCGCGAGCTCGCGGCGCGCCTGCACACCTTGCTGCGGCGCGTGGCGGGGCGCAGTGTCAATCTGATTGAGCACGGTCGCCTGACCTACGACCCCAGCAGCCGCGAAACTACCTTGGACGGCCAGCCGGTGGATCTGTCCCGGCGCGAGCAGTCGTTGTTGCAGGCCTTGTTGCACAGTCGCGGCCGGGTGCTGTCCACCGAGCAACTCAAGGACAGCGTCTACGGCTTCAACGACGAACTGGAAAGCAACGCCCTCAATGTTCATATCCACCACCTGCGGCGCAAGCTGGGCAATGGCATTGTCGAGACCGTGCGTGGGCTCGGTTATCGCCTGGGGCCGGCTGAAGGTGGAGAAACTTCCAAGTGA
- the dsbD gene encoding protein-disulfide reductase DsbD produces the protein MRRLFLLWLLLISSLAQAANPFETKPDFLPVEKAFVFTSERLDSGETQLFWQIADGYYLYQQRLKFDGLAEAQKPALPEGEAHSDEFFGDQQVYRQALELKIPAGATGKIKVGFQGCADAGLCYPPQTQVVDLGGGAAATAPGEAPDQALASGLQQRALGWSLLVFFGLGLLLAFTPCSLPMLPILAGLVVGSGAGPRRGLALAGSYVISMALVYAAMGVLAALLGANLQALLQQPWLLGTFAAIFVLLALPMFGFFELQLPAALRDRLEKAGSQRRGGSLVGAGVLGALSGLLVGPCMTAPLAGALLYIAQSGNALHGGLILFTMGIGMGLPLLLLVTVGNRFLPKPGAWMNLVKGVFGFLFLGTALLLVRPVIDGSLWIGLWGALLLIAAYSAWRQTEGFGRIAYVCGSASLLFGLWGSLLVIGAAGGGDDFFQPLKVYAGSEGRTTASAHDAFITVSEPAVLQRELDAAKAQGQWVLLDYYADWCVSCKIMEKQVFGRAEVLDALKDVRLLRLDVTADNAASRELLSRYQVPGPPSLLWIGADGKERRSQRITGEVDAKAFLERWTVTRDAR, from the coding sequence ATGCGTCGATTGTTTTTGCTGTGGCTGCTGCTGATTTCGAGCCTGGCCCAGGCCGCCAACCCCTTCGAGACCAAACCCGACTTCCTGCCGGTGGAAAAGGCGTTCGTGTTCACCTCCGAACGCCTGGACTCCGGTGAAACCCAGCTGTTCTGGCAGATCGCCGATGGCTACTACCTGTATCAGCAGCGGCTCAAGTTCGATGGCCTGGCCGAGGCACAGAAGCCGGCGCTGCCCGAGGGGGAAGCCCATAGCGACGAGTTTTTCGGCGACCAGCAGGTCTATCGCCAGGCCCTGGAATTGAAGATTCCGGCCGGCGCCACGGGCAAGATCAAGGTCGGCTTCCAGGGCTGCGCCGATGCGGGCCTGTGCTATCCACCCCAGACCCAAGTGGTGGATCTGGGTGGCGGTGCAGCCGCGACAGCCCCTGGCGAGGCACCAGACCAGGCCCTGGCCAGCGGCCTGCAACAACGGGCCCTGGGCTGGAGCCTGCTGGTGTTCTTCGGCCTCGGGCTGCTGCTGGCGTTCACGCCGTGTTCCCTGCCAATGCTACCGATCCTCGCCGGGTTGGTCGTGGGCAGCGGCGCCGGGCCAAGGCGTGGCCTGGCCTTGGCCGGCAGCTACGTGATCAGCATGGCATTGGTGTACGCCGCCATGGGCGTGCTCGCCGCGCTGCTGGGCGCCAATCTCCAGGCGCTGTTGCAGCAACCCTGGCTGCTGGGCACCTTCGCGGCGATATTCGTTTTGCTGGCGCTGCCGATGTTCGGTTTCTTCGAATTGCAATTGCCGGCCGCCCTGCGCGATCGCCTGGAAAAAGCCGGGAGCCAGCGGCGCGGCGGCAGCCTGGTGGGCGCCGGTGTGCTCGGCGCGCTGTCCGGCCTGCTGGTAGGCCCCTGCATGACCGCCCCGCTGGCCGGCGCGCTGCTGTACATCGCCCAGAGCGGCAATGCGCTGCACGGTGGCCTGATCCTGTTCACCATGGGTATCGGCATGGGCCTGCCATTGTTGCTGCTGGTGACGGTGGGCAACCGCTTCCTGCCCAAGCCGGGCGCATGGATGAACCTGGTCAAGGGCGTGTTCGGCTTCCTGTTCCTGGGTACCGCGTTGCTGCTGGTTCGGCCAGTCATCGATGGTTCGCTATGGATCGGCCTGTGGGGTGCGTTGCTGCTGATCGCCGCCTACAGCGCCTGGCGCCAGACCGAAGGGTTCGGACGCATCGCCTATGTCTGCGGCAGTGCCTCGCTGTTGTTCGGCCTGTGGGGCAGCTTGCTGGTGATTGGCGCAGCGGGCGGCGGCGACGACTTCTTCCAGCCTTTGAAGGTCTACGCCGGCAGCGAAGGCCGCACGACCGCAAGCGCCCACGATGCTTTCATCACCGTCAGCGAACCTGCCGTCCTGCAACGGGAGCTGGACGCCGCCAAGGCCCAGGGTCAATGGGTACTGTTGGACTACTACGCCGACTGGTGCGTGTCCTGCAAAATCATGGAAAAACAAGTATTCGGCCGCGCCGAGGTGCTGGACGCCCTGAAGGATGTGCGCCTGTTGCGCCTGGACGTGACCGCCGATAATGCCGCCAGCCGCGAACTGCTGAGCCGTTACCAAGTGCCAGGGCCGCCGAGCCTGCTGTGGATCGGTGCCGACGGTAAAGAACGTCGCAGCCAGCGGATTACCGGGGAAGTCGACGCCAAGGCATTCCTGGAGCGCTGGACCGTCACCCGGGACGCGCGCTGA
- a CDS encoding TlpA disulfide reductase family protein produces the protein MLTLTLGTFAIALNHLLLISALALATFVGWRVAKRGGENPESVLFVLFLLGLLASRIGFVIAYWQHYQDAPWQIIDLRDGGFLAWPGILALVIGALSWARRRPPLRRPLGFGVGSGLLFWLVATLSLTIYEQGTRLPDINLRTADGETVKLTDYQGGPLVINLWATWCPPCRREMPVLEEAQQQRPDLTFLFVNQAESMQSVSTYLATQGLSLTNVLFDGSGRLGQAVGSMALPTTLFYSADGRLLGSHLGELSEASLARALENFETPGSTTAPHPAIRKSPCPASATC, from the coding sequence ATGCTGACGTTGACCCTGGGCACCTTTGCCATCGCCCTCAATCATTTGTTGCTGATCAGCGCCCTGGCACTGGCGACATTCGTAGGCTGGCGGGTGGCCAAGCGCGGTGGCGAGAACCCCGAGTCGGTGCTGTTCGTACTGTTCCTGCTGGGGCTGTTGGCTTCGCGGATCGGCTTCGTCATCGCCTACTGGCAGCATTACCAGGACGCCCCGTGGCAGATCATTGACCTGCGCGACGGAGGTTTCCTGGCCTGGCCGGGCATCCTCGCGCTGGTGATTGGCGCTTTGTCGTGGGCCCGACGTCGCCCGCCCCTGCGCCGTCCGCTGGGCTTCGGTGTCGGCAGCGGTTTGCTGTTCTGGCTGGTAGCGACCCTGTCGCTGACGATTTACGAGCAAGGCACCCGGTTGCCGGACATCAACCTGCGCACCGCCGACGGCGAGACCGTGAAACTCACCGATTATCAGGGCGGCCCCCTGGTGATCAACCTCTGGGCCACCTGGTGCCCGCCCTGCCGCCGTGAAATGCCGGTGCTGGAAGAAGCCCAGCAGCAGCGTCCGGACCTGACCTTCTTGTTCGTCAACCAGGCCGAAAGCATGCAAAGCGTCAGCACCTACCTCGCCACCCAGGGTTTGAGCCTGACCAACGTGTTGTTCGATGGCAGCGGTCGCCTCGGCCAGGCCGTCGGTTCAATGGCCTTGCCTACGACGCTGTTCTACAGCGCCGACGGCCGTCTGCTGGGCAGCCACTTGGGTGAGTTGTCCGAAGCGAGCCTGGCCCGCGCCCTGGAAAACTTCGAAACGCCGGGCTCGACCACGGCGCCCCACCCCGCCATAAGGAAATCGCCATGCCCCGCCTCCGCCACCTGCTGA
- the dsbG gene encoding thiol:disulfide interchange protein DsbG has translation MPRLRHLLTLAVAAALSQAPLLQAEELPAAIKKLEAKGAKIVGTFDAPDGLRGYAAQYQNRGMTLYLTPDGQHVLLGNLYDADGKDLSAEPLQKMVYAPMAKAIWAKMEGSNWIPDGSKDAPRTVYLFSDPNCPYCNMFWEQARPWVKAGKVQLRHIMVGIIREDSPGKSAALLAAKDPEKALESHEKAGKGSALKPLKDIPPAIQAKLDANQQLMDELELSATPAIFYMDDNGELQQQQGAPSPDKLVKILGPK, from the coding sequence ATGCCCCGCCTCCGCCACCTGCTGACCCTGGCCGTTGCCGCCGCCCTGTCGCAGGCGCCCTTGCTACAGGCCGAAGAGTTGCCCGCGGCCATCAAGAAGCTCGAAGCCAAGGGTGCGAAAATCGTCGGCACGTTCGACGCCCCGGACGGGTTGCGCGGGTATGCCGCGCAATACCAGAACCGTGGCATGACGCTGTACCTGACACCGGACGGACAACATGTCCTGCTGGGCAACCTGTACGACGCCGATGGCAAGGACCTCAGCGCAGAACCACTGCAAAAGATGGTCTATGCGCCCATGGCCAAGGCGATCTGGGCCAAGATGGAAGGCAGCAACTGGATCCCCGACGGCAGCAAGGACGCACCACGCACGGTGTATCTGTTCAGCGATCCGAACTGCCCGTACTGCAACATGTTCTGGGAGCAGGCACGGCCATGGGTCAAGGCCGGCAAGGTGCAACTGCGCCATATCATGGTCGGCATCATCCGCGAAGACAGCCCGGGTAAATCAGCCGCGCTGTTGGCGGCCAAGGACCCGGAGAAAGCCCTGGAATCCCATGAAAAAGCCGGCAAGGGCAGCGCACTCAAACCCCTGAAGGACATCCCCCCGGCCATCCAGGCAAAACTGGACGCCAACCAGCAATTGATGGACGAACTGGAACTGTCCGCCACCCCGGCGATTTTCTATATGGACGACAACGGCGAACTGCAGCAGCAACAAGGCGCGCCCTCGCCGGACAAACTGGTGAAGATCCTCGGGCCGAAGTGA
- a CDS encoding alpha/beta fold hydrolase, producing the protein MPFATIDGQPLHYLDQGHGPVVLLGSSYLWDHTMWAPQIDALSRQYRVIAPDLWGHGQSGPMPEGMASLNDLARQALLLMDTLNIDCFHLVGLSVGGMWGTRLALAAPKRLESLVLMDTYAGVEPEQTRQYYFSLFDKIEASGSIPEPLLDIVVPIFFRPGIDPQSPLYQQFRAALAALPADRLRDSIVPLGRIIFGRDDILSRLPGLDAKNTLVMCGDQDKPRPPSEAKEMAELIGCRSVLIPEAGHISNLENPEFVTAALLEFLRR; encoded by the coding sequence ATGCCCTTTGCAACCATTGACGGACAACCCCTTCATTACCTTGACCAAGGCCATGGCCCGGTGGTGCTGCTAGGCAGCAGTTATTTGTGGGACCACACGATGTGGGCGCCGCAGATCGACGCGTTGTCCCGGCAGTACCGGGTGATCGCCCCGGATCTTTGGGGCCACGGTCAATCCGGGCCAATGCCCGAGGGCATGGCTTCGCTGAACGACCTGGCTCGCCAGGCATTGCTGTTGATGGATACCCTGAATATTGATTGCTTCCACCTGGTGGGGCTCTCGGTGGGCGGAATGTGGGGCACGCGGCTGGCGTTGGCGGCGCCGAAGCGGCTCGAGTCGCTGGTGCTGATGGACACCTACGCGGGTGTGGAGCCGGAGCAGACTCGCCAGTATTACTTCTCGCTGTTCGACAAGATCGAAGCCAGCGGCAGCATTCCCGAACCCTTGCTGGACATCGTCGTGCCGATCTTTTTCCGGCCGGGTATCGATCCGCAGTCGCCGCTCTACCAGCAATTTCGCGCTGCGTTGGCTGCGCTGCCGGCTGATCGCTTGCGCGACAGCATCGTGCCGCTGGGGCGGATCATTTTCGGACGGGACGATATCCTCTCGCGCCTGCCCGGACTCGATGCCAAAAACACCTTGGTGATGTGCGGTGACCAGGACAAACCGCGCCCACCGTCGGAGGCCAAGGAAATGGCCGAGCTGATCGGTTGTCGCTCTGTCCTGATCCCGGAAGCAGGGCATATCTCCAACCTGGAGAACCCGGAATTCGTGACCGCTGCATTGCTCGAATTCCTGCGCCGCTGA